One stretch of Planococcus sp. PAMC 21323 DNA includes these proteins:
- a CDS encoding gamma-glutamyl-gamma-aminobutyrate hydrolase family protein codes for MTKKDKPVIGITARVEENQTYSLDPVYGRAILRAGGLPLIVPIVDEEDIPLLCERLDGLIVTGGGDINPTLYGEEPHVKLGAVYPGGDKYEKELILKFLEMDKPFIGMCRGLQMFNISLGGTNYQDLEAQFEGELHQHKQNAMRTHRTHSVTLEDDSLLYEIMKEKKFNVNSFHHQGVKDVSPQLTVAARASDGLVEALESKHHQFAMGIQWHPEEFALQEDEASMNIFNRFVEECLIDKGQNQ; via the coding sequence ATGACTAAGAAAGATAAACCAGTAATTGGCATAACAGCACGCGTAGAAGAAAATCAAACCTATTCACTTGATCCTGTGTATGGCAGAGCAATTCTGCGCGCAGGAGGATTGCCATTAATCGTACCTATTGTAGATGAAGAAGATATTCCGTTACTATGTGAACGGTTAGACGGTCTAATAGTTACTGGGGGCGGCGATATTAACCCGACATTATATGGTGAAGAACCACATGTAAAGCTTGGAGCTGTTTATCCAGGGGGTGATAAGTATGAAAAAGAATTGATATTAAAATTTCTTGAAATGGATAAGCCGTTTATCGGTATGTGCCGAGGTTTACAAATGTTCAATATTTCTTTGGGTGGTACTAATTATCAAGATTTAGAAGCTCAATTCGAAGGAGAATTACATCAACATAAGCAAAATGCAATGCGAACGCATCGAACGCATTCTGTAACTTTAGAAGATGATAGTCTACTATATGAAATTATGAAAGAGAAAAAATTCAATGTTAATTCTTTTCACCATCAAGGCGTAAAGGATGTTTCGCCACAACTAACTGTAGCTGCTCGTGCTTCGGATGGACTTGTAGAGGCGCTAGAAAGCAAACATCATCAATTTGCTATGGGAATTCAATGGCATCCAGAAGAATTTGCTCTTCAAGAAGACGAAGCTTCAATGAATATTTTCAACCGATTTGTTGAAGAGTGTTTAATAGACAAGGGACAAAATCAATAA
- a CDS encoding MGMT family protein, with product MQTFTDKAVNIIKQIPPGKVMTYGQVAAAAGSPRAARQVTRILHSMSSKHNLPWHRIVNKQGEIALKDEGARTFQIEKLQEEGVELDRSNLIDLARFRFNFSD from the coding sequence ATGCAAACCTTCACTGATAAAGCAGTAAATATTATAAAACAGATTCCACCAGGTAAAGTTATGACGTATGGACAAGTTGCAGCCGCAGCTGGTAGTCCAAGAGCTGCTAGGCAAGTGACGCGAATTCTTCATAGTATGAGTTCTAAACATAATTTACCTTGGCATAGAATCGTTAATAAACAAGGGGAAATCGCACTTAAAGATGAAGGAGCGAGAACTTTCCAAATAGAGAAACTCCAAGAAGAAGGAGTAGAGTTGGATCGTAGCAATCTGATAGATTTAGCGCGGTTTCGTTTCAATTTCTCGGATTAG